One Geotrypetes seraphini chromosome 15, aGeoSer1.1, whole genome shotgun sequence genomic window carries:
- the SLC66A1 gene encoding lysosomal amino acid transporter 1 homolog isoform X2, whose product MDRALSIWFLLGWLAGDSCNFIGAFLSHQLPLQTYTAIYYVLADLIMLTLYFYFKLKNQRRKEVNTSINIAFGLTVLSSVSMVASLWGSSQQAERAAAKFRSRTLLATMRNEKPFTNRDIIGFIFGSFSSLLYLTSRLPQIITNFKRKSTEGLAYSLFALVILGNLTYGLSILLKNPEEGQSESNYVIHHLPWLIGSLGVLALDIVISIQFFVYRKNSYTTGGDTPEEKESLLHSSAPDP is encoded by the exons ATGGACCGAGCTCTATCCATCTGGTTCTTGCTGGGATGGCTTGCTGGAGATTCCTGTAACTTTATTGGTGCATTCCTCTCCCATCAGCTACCTCTCCAG ACATACACTGCAATCTATTATGTGCTTGCGGACCTGATCATGCTGACCCTCTATTTTTACTTCAAATTGAAGAACCAAAGGAGAAAGGAAG TAAACACTTCCATCAACATAGCTTTTGGGTTAACGGTACTGAGCTCGGTATCAATGGTCGCCTCTCTGTGGGGGTCCAGTCAACAAGCTGAAAGAGCAGCAGCAAAGTTCAGAAGCAGAACTCTTCTGGCCACTATGCGTAACGAAAAG CCTTTCACCAACAGAGATATTATTGGATTTATCTTTGGTTCTTTCTCATCCCTGCTCTACCTGACTTCCAGATTACCACAAATAATCACCAAT TTCAAGAGGAAATCGACAGAGGGCCTCGCCTATTCTCTGTTTGCTCTCGTGATCCTGGGTAACCTGACCTATGGCCTGAGTATATTGCTGAAAAACCCAGAAGAAGGGCAAAGTGAGAGTAATTATGTGATCCATCACTTGCCATGGCTGATTGGCAGCCTGGGGGTGTTGGCTCTAGATATCGTT ATATCAATACAGTTCTTTGTATACCGGAAAAACAGTTATACAACTGGTGGTGACACCCCTGAGGAAAAGGAATCGTTGCTTCACAGTAGTGCCCCCGACCCTTAA
- the SLC66A1 gene encoding lysosomal amino acid transporter 1 homolog isoform X1 produces the protein MATPGNFSDCINGSLWVWNLLQECARDRRDVASVILGLFSVLCFMGASFPQWFRSCKTGNMDRALSIWFLLGWLAGDSCNFIGAFLSHQLPLQTYTAIYYVLADLIMLTLYFYFKLKNQRRKEVNTSINIAFGLTVLSSVSMVASLWGSSQQAERAAAKFRSRTLLATMRNEKPFTNRDIIGFIFGSFSSLLYLTSRLPQIITNFKRKSTEGLAYSLFALVILGNLTYGLSILLKNPEEGQSESNYVIHHLPWLIGSLGVLALDIVISIQFFVYRKNSYTTGGDTPEEKESLLHSSAPDP, from the exons ATGGCCACCCCGGGCAATTTCTCGGACTGCATCAACGGCTCTCTCTGGGTCTGGAACTTGCTGCAAGAATGTGCCCGGGACAGGCGCGACGTGGCCAGCGTCATCCTGGGGCTCTTCTCCGTCCTCTGCTTCATGGGGGCTTCCTTTCC CCAGTGGTTTCGATCCTGTAAAACAGGCAACATGGACCGAGCTCTATCCATCTGGTTCTTGCTGGGATGGCTTGCTGGAGATTCCTGTAACTTTATTGGTGCATTCCTCTCCCATCAGCTACCTCTCCAG ACATACACTGCAATCTATTATGTGCTTGCGGACCTGATCATGCTGACCCTCTATTTTTACTTCAAATTGAAGAACCAAAGGAGAAAGGAAG TAAACACTTCCATCAACATAGCTTTTGGGTTAACGGTACTGAGCTCGGTATCAATGGTCGCCTCTCTGTGGGGGTCCAGTCAACAAGCTGAAAGAGCAGCAGCAAAGTTCAGAAGCAGAACTCTTCTGGCCACTATGCGTAACGAAAAG CCTTTCACCAACAGAGATATTATTGGATTTATCTTTGGTTCTTTCTCATCCCTGCTCTACCTGACTTCCAGATTACCACAAATAATCACCAAT TTCAAGAGGAAATCGACAGAGGGCCTCGCCTATTCTCTGTTTGCTCTCGTGATCCTGGGTAACCTGACCTATGGCCTGAGTATATTGCTGAAAAACCCAGAAGAAGGGCAAAGTGAGAGTAATTATGTGATCCATCACTTGCCATGGCTGATTGGCAGCCTGGGGGTGTTGGCTCTAGATATCGTT ATATCAATACAGTTCTTTGTATACCGGAAAAACAGTTATACAACTGGTGGTGACACCCCTGAGGAAAAGGAATCGTTGCTTCACAGTAGTGCCCCCGACCCTTAA